Proteins found in one Gordonia sp. PDNC005 genomic segment:
- a CDS encoding inositol-3-phosphate synthase has protein sequence MGETNNVRVAIVGVGNCASSLVQGVEYYKDADENAVVPGLMHVKFGAYHVRDVQFVAAFDVDAKKVGFDLAEAINNSENNTIKIADVPPLNVTVQRGHTLDGLGKYYRETITEADGDAVDVVQALKDAKVDVLVSYLPVGSEQADKFYAQCAIDAGVAFVNALPVFIASDPEWAKKFTDAGVPIVGDDIKSQVGATITHRVMAKLFEDRGVALDRTYQLNVGGNMDFKNMLERERLESKKVSKTQAVTSNLSGSLANKVYDKNVHIGPSDYVAWLDDRKWAYVRLEGRAFGDVPLNLEYKLEVWDSPNSAGIIIDAVRAAKIAKDRGIGGPILPASAYLMKSPPEQIADDIARQQLEAFIIGAE, from the coding sequence ATGGGTGAAACCAACAACGTGCGCGTGGCCATCGTGGGCGTGGGCAACTGCGCCTCATCCTTGGTCCAGGGCGTCGAGTACTACAAGGATGCTGACGAGAACGCAGTCGTTCCCGGCCTCATGCACGTCAAGTTCGGCGCGTACCACGTCCGCGACGTCCAGTTCGTCGCCGCGTTCGACGTGGACGCCAAGAAGGTCGGCTTCGACCTCGCCGAGGCGATCAACAACAGCGAGAACAACACCATCAAGATCGCTGACGTGCCGCCGCTGAACGTGACCGTCCAGCGCGGCCACACCCTCGACGGTCTCGGCAAGTACTACCGCGAGACCATCACCGAGGCCGACGGCGACGCCGTCGACGTCGTGCAGGCGCTGAAGGACGCGAAGGTCGACGTCCTCGTCTCGTACCTGCCCGTCGGCTCGGAGCAGGCCGACAAGTTCTACGCACAGTGCGCGATCGACGCGGGCGTCGCCTTCGTCAACGCCCTCCCCGTCTTCATCGCCTCCGATCCGGAATGGGCGAAGAAGTTCACCGACGCCGGTGTCCCGATCGTCGGCGACGACATCAAGAGCCAGGTCGGCGCCACCATCACCCACCGTGTGATGGCGAAGCTCTTCGAGGACCGCGGTGTCGCCCTCGATCGCACCTACCAGCTGAACGTCGGCGGCAACATGGACTTCAAGAACATGCTCGAGCGTGAGCGCCTGGAGTCGAAGAAGGTCTCGAAGACTCAGGCCGTCACCAGCAACCTGAGCGGCTCGCTGGCCAACAAGGTGTACGACAAGAACGTGCACATCGGCCCGTCGGACTACGTCGCTTGGCTCGACGACCGCAAGTGGGCGTACGTCCGCCTCGAAGGCCGCGCCTTCGGCGACGTGCCGCTGAACCTGGAGTACAAGCTCGAGGTCTGGGACTCGCCCAACTCGGCGGGCATCATCATCGACGCCGTGCGTGCCGCGAAGATCGCCAAGGACCGCGGCATCGGCGGCCCGATCCTCCCCGCGTCGGCCTACCTCATGAAGAGCCCGCCAGAGCAGATCGCCGACGACATCGCTCGTCAGCAGCTCGAAGCGTTCATCATCGGCGCCGAGTAG
- a CDS encoding cation:proton antiporter, with translation MSDPASLLVVPLLMIAAALAGRATARWIAVPIVVFELVLGVAAGPDALGWVDRTSFLAQLSQFGVMLLFFVAGSEIDAASLRGRTGRRAWLGWAISICIGVAIGYVAEPGIGALIIGICLASTALGTLLPILRDAGDLGTPFGSAVGAVGTVGEFGPIIAISVFLGTRSPGMSTVVLVVFAVIALAAILHAQRRTHQRLHRIVESTLHTSGQFAVRCVLGILAVLVFLALQLGVDMLLGAFTAGIVWRLLMRDADEATRRSVDAKVDALAFGFLVPIFFVYTGVKFDLRALLDAPLAFAVIPVVTIALLLVRGIPSMLAAPTGAARRERAAVGLMGATALPIIVVATDIGVEHHAITSTEAAVFVGAGVLSVLVFPIVAAAVRKPRASV, from the coding sequence ATGTCCGATCCTGCCTCCCTCCTCGTGGTCCCGCTCCTGATGATCGCCGCGGCACTCGCCGGCCGCGCGACCGCCCGCTGGATAGCGGTGCCAATCGTCGTGTTCGAGCTCGTGCTGGGCGTGGCCGCCGGTCCCGACGCCCTCGGCTGGGTGGACCGGACGTCGTTCCTCGCACAGCTGTCGCAGTTCGGCGTGATGCTGCTCTTCTTCGTCGCCGGTTCGGAGATCGACGCCGCGTCCCTGCGCGGGCGCACCGGACGCCGTGCGTGGCTGGGCTGGGCGATCAGCATCTGCATCGGCGTCGCAATCGGTTACGTCGCAGAACCCGGCATCGGCGCCCTGATCATCGGGATCTGTCTCGCCTCGACGGCTCTGGGCACGCTGCTGCCCATACTCCGCGACGCCGGTGATCTCGGAACCCCGTTCGGCTCCGCCGTCGGCGCCGTCGGAACCGTCGGCGAATTCGGGCCGATCATCGCGATCTCAGTGTTTCTGGGGACTCGATCGCCCGGTATGTCGACGGTCGTCCTCGTCGTGTTCGCAGTGATCGCACTCGCCGCTATCCTGCACGCCCAGCGACGCACTCACCAACGGCTGCATCGGATCGTGGAATCGACGTTGCACACATCGGGGCAGTTCGCCGTCCGATGTGTGCTCGGAATTCTCGCCGTCCTCGTGTTCCTGGCGCTCCAACTCGGTGTAGACATGCTGCTCGGGGCGTTCACCGCCGGAATCGTGTGGCGGCTGCTCATGCGCGACGCCGACGAGGCGACCCGCCGCAGCGTCGACGCCAAGGTCGATGCACTGGCCTTCGGCTTCCTCGTCCCCATCTTCTTCGTCTACACAGGAGTCAAGTTCGATCTCCGTGCACTCCTCGACGCACCGCTCGCGTTCGCGGTGATTCCGGTTGTCACCATCGCACTCCTCCTGGTCCGCGGGATTCCGTCGATGCTCGCCGCACCGACAGGCGCCGCCCGGCGCGAACGAGCCGCGGTCGGTCTGATGGGTGCCACCGCACTGCCGATCATCGTCGTCGCGACCGACATCGGAGTTGAACACCACGCGATCACCTCGACCGAGGCGGCCGTCTTCGTCGGTGCGGGCGTGCTGTCCGTGTTGGTGTTCCCGATCGTCGCCGCCGCTGTGCGGAAACCGCGAGCCTCGGTTTGA
- a CDS encoding TerD family protein, with product MGVSLTKGGNVSLTKEAPGLTAVSIGLGWDVRSTTGTDFDLDGSAIALNADKKAVSDQHFIFFNNLRSPDGSIEHTGDNTTGDGDGDDEVINVDLAAVPPEIASIVFPVSIYDADARSQSFGQVRNAFIRVVNRANGSEIARYDLSEDASTETAMVFGELYRNGADWKFRAIGQGYASGLAGIARDFGVNV from the coding sequence ATGGGTGTGAGCTTGACCAAGGGCGGCAACGTCTCCCTCACCAAGGAGGCCCCCGGCCTGACCGCCGTCTCCATCGGCCTCGGCTGGGACGTTCGTTCCACCACCGGCACCGACTTCGACCTCGACGGCAGCGCCATCGCGCTGAACGCCGACAAGAAGGCCGTCTCGGACCAGCACTTCATCTTCTTCAACAACCTCCGCTCGCCCGACGGCTCGATCGAGCACACCGGCGACAACACCACCGGCGACGGCGACGGCGACGACGAGGTCATCAACGTCGACCTCGCAGCCGTCCCGCCGGAGATCGCCTCCATCGTGTTCCCCGTCTCGATCTACGACGCGGACGCACGCAGCCAGTCGTTCGGCCAGGTCCGCAACGCGTTCATCCGCGTCGTCAACCGCGCCAACGGCTCGGAGATCGCCCGCTACGACCTGTCCGAGGACGCGTCGACCGAGACCGCCATGGTCTTCGGTGAGCTGTACCGCAACGGCGCGGACTGGAAGTTCCGCGCCATCGGTCAGGGCTACGCCTCCGGCCTCGCGGGCATCGCCCGCGACTTCGGCGTCAACGTCTAA
- a CDS encoding DUF475 domain-containing protein, with the protein MILRIFGLSFVISIAALVVAFVYGGPEALLLTIILGILEVSLSFDNAVINATVLRRMSEFWQKIFLTIGIVIAVFGMRILFPLAIVWITAGLNPVQAFDLALNPPTDPNADSYESLITAAHPQIASFGGMFLLMLFLGFIFDDKEITWLSWLEKPLIRIGKLDQLAVVIAAGILVITATFIAHEGEGATVMIAGTLGMISYILVNGLGELFNVEEEGDEPSTGPSDLAKATGKAGFFLFLYLEVLDASFSFDGVIGAFAITADPIIIALGLGLIGALFVRSLTVYLVRQGTLSEYVYLEHGAHWAIGALAFILMYSIGTPVPEVVTGLVGVALIGAAMISSIVRRRKQADEPAGDAALVDSKE; encoded by the coding sequence GTGATTCTCCGCATCTTCGGACTATCGTTCGTGATCTCCATAGCGGCGCTCGTCGTCGCATTCGTCTACGGCGGGCCCGAAGCCCTCCTGCTCACGATCATCCTCGGCATCCTCGAAGTGTCGCTCTCCTTCGACAACGCCGTCATCAACGCCACCGTCCTCCGCCGGATGAGTGAGTTCTGGCAGAAGATCTTCCTCACGATCGGCATCGTCATCGCCGTGTTCGGCATGCGGATCCTGTTCCCGCTGGCCATCGTCTGGATCACCGCCGGGCTCAACCCGGTTCAGGCGTTCGACCTCGCGCTCAATCCGCCGACCGACCCGAACGCCGACAGCTACGAATCGCTGATCACCGCGGCACACCCGCAGATCGCGTCGTTCGGCGGCATGTTCCTGTTGATGCTGTTCCTCGGCTTCATCTTCGACGACAAGGAGATCACCTGGTTGTCGTGGCTGGAGAAGCCGCTGATCCGCATCGGAAAGCTCGATCAGCTGGCCGTCGTCATCGCCGCGGGCATCCTGGTGATCACCGCGACATTCATCGCCCACGAGGGCGAAGGTGCGACCGTCATGATTGCCGGAACTCTCGGCATGATCTCGTACATCCTGGTCAACGGCCTCGGAGAGCTGTTCAACGTCGAAGAGGAGGGCGACGAGCCGTCGACCGGTCCGTCCGACCTGGCGAAGGCCACGGGCAAGGCGGGCTTCTTCCTGTTCCTGTACCTCGAGGTGCTCGACGCCAGCTTCTCCTTCGACGGTGTGATCGGCGCGTTCGCCATCACCGCGGACCCGATCATCATCGCCCTCGGCCTCGGCCTCATCGGCGCACTGTTCGTTCGCTCGCTGACCGTGTACCTGGTCCGCCAGGGCACCCTGTCGGAGTACGTCTACCTCGAGCACGGCGCTCACTGGGCGATCGGCGCACTCGCGTTCATCCTCATGTACTCGATCGGCACACCGGTTCCCGAGGTCGTCACCGGCCTGGTGGGCGTTGCGTTGATCGGCGCCGCCATGATCAGCAGCATCGTTCGCCGCCGCAAGCAGGCCGACGAGCCGGCTGGCGACGCCGCACTCGTCGACTCGAAGGAGTAG
- a CDS encoding HpcH/HpaI aldolase/citrate lyase family protein, with amino-acid sequence MPTDITSDSVDPATTRGITRPATTRGITQFPQLADEQLDRLFLHRPQTVDLHSPIDHLAIALGATLYVPATRDDLTAVIRRRAESGVTSMVIDLEDAVADEDEATAVDRTITTLAEFADDDWDRLLLFVRVRTTAHIETVIAGLTPGHCLAGFVIPKFEAESGSAALDTIAAVSADWDRPLYVMPVLETPRIVHRETRDAELTAIREVLNRHRERVLAVRIGATDICGLFGIRRDRDVTIYDVRVAADAVAGIVNMLGRRDGTGFVITGPVWEYFANHERMFAPTLRHTPFREHDAVYFRQQLVSRDLDGLLREIALDRANGITGKTVIHPVHVGAVHSLSTVTDEEYSDALDILDRDGGGAQASAYGNKMNELKPHRNWALGVMNRAHVFGVTRRDISFVDLLTEWAADQ; translated from the coding sequence ATGCCCACCGACATCACCAGCGACTCCGTTGACCCCGCCACGACCCGGGGCATCACTCGACCCGCCACGACCCGGGGCATCACCCAGTTCCCCCAACTGGCCGACGAGCAGCTCGACCGCCTGTTCCTGCACCGCCCGCAGACGGTGGATCTGCACTCGCCGATCGACCACCTGGCGATCGCCCTCGGCGCCACCCTCTACGTGCCCGCCACCCGCGACGACCTGACCGCCGTGATCCGACGCCGCGCCGAATCCGGCGTCACCTCGATGGTCATCGACCTCGAAGACGCCGTCGCCGACGAAGACGAGGCGACCGCCGTCGACCGAACCATCACGACCCTCGCCGAGTTCGCCGACGACGACTGGGATCGTCTCCTCTTGTTCGTCCGCGTCCGGACCACCGCTCACATCGAGACCGTCATCGCGGGCCTCACACCCGGTCACTGCCTCGCAGGCTTCGTGATCCCGAAGTTCGAAGCCGAGTCGGGTTCCGCGGCACTCGACACCATCGCCGCCGTGTCCGCCGACTGGGATCGCCCCCTCTACGTGATGCCCGTGCTGGAGACGCCGCGCATCGTGCACCGCGAGACTCGCGACGCCGAACTGACCGCCATCCGCGAAGTCCTCAATCGCCACCGCGAACGAGTCCTCGCCGTCCGCATCGGCGCCACCGACATCTGCGGGCTGTTCGGCATCCGCCGCGACCGCGACGTCACCATCTACGACGTCCGCGTCGCCGCCGACGCCGTCGCGGGCATCGTCAACATGCTCGGCCGCAGAGACGGGACAGGCTTCGTGATCACCGGCCCGGTGTGGGAGTATTTCGCGAATCACGAACGGATGTTCGCGCCGACTCTGCGGCACACTCCGTTCCGCGAGCACGACGCCGTCTACTTCCGGCAACAGTTGGTGAGCCGGGACCTTGACGGCCTGCTCCGGGAGATCGCTCTCGACCGCGCCAACGGCATCACCGGCAAGACGGTGATCCACCCCGTCCACGTGGGCGCCGTGCATTCGCTCTCGACAGTCACCGACGAGGAGTACTCCGACGCGCTCGACATCCTCGACCGCGACGGCGGCGGCGCGCAGGCCTCCGCGTACGGCAACAAGATGAACGAACTGAAACCACATCGCAACTGGGCGCTCGGGGTGATGAACCGGGCACACGTCTTCGGCGTCACCCGCCGCGACATCAGCTTCGTCGACCTTCTCACCGAATGGGCTGCTGACCAATGA
- a CDS encoding phosphoribosyltransferase translates to MTPSWVTDTFDAHVSGVDDLVELGLRRNPKRAHLLVSTVLGKHIPTPPSRVRDAANDLGDAVTGILGDEASTATVLGFAETATGLGHCVAERITAARYLHSTRRAVDGATVHGSFEEGHSHATTHMLQPTDADFLNTDPSVPVVLVDDEISTGRTAVEAIEALHRLHPHRRYLVASLVDMRDDGHRAECNAAATRLGVTIDFTSVADGVIRLPEGMTERVMALDAPQLNQTAQDRGDVTFFAAGWPAAVPDGGRHGFLADDTAAFHRAVDDVTAGLSDVFAPGELVTVVGHEELMYLPLCIAERLRSYGVDTRFQTTSRSPAHVRDQDGYPLRRGFSFPAPETPPGSSSKRPAADIRYLYNVAEPGSDVVPTVLLVIDDPADTTALRADGGLLDVLSAAGHRVVVLTVPATDPARLSRSRTAGAQRIEPAGDPLRAPDFGSYSPSEVAWLLKDLSEFSLEGDVAERERRIQAGVAHYAESLPVEFQPGEAYLELFDATLTSSARRLALAVGTVAELILAERSSNPTLVSLARAGTPVGTLIARWIRATRHSQPAHYSVSIVRDRGIDAVALDYIAARHDPASVVFVDGWTGKGAIAKELTAALRVYEEGGGAHFDDELAVLADPGSCTRLYGTRDDFLIASACLNSTVSGLVSRTVLNADLIGPGDFHGAKFYRDLVPHDVSNRFLDAVTAEFDTVLDQARADAAALRDADRTPTWDGWASVEEMQRRYGLSSINFVKPGIGETTRVLLRRVPWRILVRDADLPDHEHIRLLAAERGVPVDVVPDLAYSCVGLIKESV, encoded by the coding sequence ATGACTCCCTCCTGGGTGACCGACACCTTCGATGCGCACGTCTCCGGCGTCGACGACCTCGTTGAACTCGGGTTGCGCCGCAATCCGAAACGCGCGCACCTGCTGGTGTCGACGGTGCTGGGAAAGCACATCCCGACACCGCCGTCACGGGTGCGCGATGCGGCTAACGATCTCGGCGACGCCGTCACCGGGATCCTCGGCGACGAGGCGTCCACCGCGACGGTTCTCGGATTCGCCGAGACCGCGACCGGTCTCGGCCACTGCGTCGCCGAGCGCATCACAGCTGCGCGGTACCTCCACTCGACGCGCCGCGCCGTCGATGGCGCGACGGTGCACGGCTCCTTCGAAGAGGGCCACTCCCACGCGACGACCCACATGCTGCAGCCGACCGACGCCGATTTCCTCAACACCGATCCGTCGGTGCCCGTGGTGCTCGTCGACGACGAGATCAGTACCGGACGCACCGCCGTCGAGGCGATCGAGGCACTGCACCGTCTGCATCCCCACCGGCGCTACCTCGTCGCTTCACTTGTCGACATGCGCGACGACGGGCACCGAGCCGAATGCAACGCGGCCGCGACACGCCTCGGCGTGACCATCGACTTCACCTCCGTCGCCGACGGCGTGATCCGCTTGCCCGAGGGGATGACCGAGCGAGTGATGGCCCTCGACGCACCCCAGCTCAATCAGACCGCGCAGGACCGGGGCGACGTCACGTTCTTCGCCGCCGGTTGGCCTGCGGCCGTCCCGGACGGCGGCCGCCACGGCTTCCTCGCCGACGACACCGCTGCGTTCCATCGGGCCGTCGACGACGTCACCGCCGGGCTGTCCGACGTCTTCGCCCCGGGTGAGCTGGTGACCGTCGTCGGGCACGAAGAACTCATGTACCTCCCCTTGTGCATCGCCGAGCGGCTCAGGTCGTACGGTGTCGACACGCGTTTTCAGACCACGTCCCGGTCACCGGCTCACGTTCGTGACCAAGACGGATATCCGCTGCGCCGCGGCTTCTCCTTCCCCGCTCCCGAAACGCCACCCGGCTCCTCGTCGAAGCGTCCAGCCGCGGACATCCGCTACCTGTACAACGTCGCCGAACCCGGCTCGGACGTCGTCCCGACGGTCCTGCTGGTGATCGACGACCCCGCCGACACCACCGCGTTGCGCGCGGACGGTGGACTCCTCGACGTCCTGTCGGCCGCCGGTCATCGTGTTGTCGTGCTGACCGTGCCCGCGACCGATCCCGCACGCTTGTCCCGCTCACGAACCGCAGGCGCACAGCGCATCGAACCGGCAGGCGATCCACTGCGCGCACCCGACTTCGGCTCCTATTCGCCGAGTGAGGTCGCGTGGCTGCTCAAGGACCTGTCCGAGTTCTCGCTGGAAGGCGACGTAGCCGAGCGGGAGCGCCGAATCCAGGCGGGCGTCGCACACTATGCGGAGTCGTTGCCCGTCGAGTTCCAGCCCGGTGAGGCGTACCTCGAGTTGTTCGACGCGACACTCACGTCGTCGGCCCGCCGACTGGCGCTCGCCGTCGGAACCGTCGCCGAACTGATCCTCGCCGAACGGTCGTCGAACCCGACGCTGGTCTCCCTCGCCCGTGCCGGAACTCCGGTCGGGACGCTGATCGCGCGGTGGATTCGGGCGACCCGGCACTCTCAGCCCGCGCACTACAGTGTGTCGATTGTGCGCGATCGTGGGATCGATGCCGTCGCGTTGGACTACATCGCCGCACGTCACGACCCCGCTTCGGTGGTGTTCGTCGACGGCTGGACAGGCAAGGGCGCCATCGCGAAAGAACTCACCGCGGCCCTGCGGGTGTACGAGGAGGGTGGGGGCGCGCACTTCGACGACGAACTCGCAGTGCTCGCCGATCCCGGATCGTGCACCCGCCTGTACGGCACACGCGACGACTTCCTGATCGCCTCGGCCTGTCTCAACTCGACGGTGTCCGGGCTCGTCTCGCGCACCGTGCTCAACGCCGACCTGATCGGCCCCGGCGATTTCCACGGCGCCAAGTTCTATCGCGACCTGGTGCCGCACGACGTGTCGAACCGCTTCCTCGACGCCGTCACCGCCGAGTTCGACACCGTCCTCGATCAGGCGCGCGCCGACGCCGCGGCCCTGCGCGACGCCGACCGGACGCCGACCTGGGACGGCTGGGCGTCCGTCGAGGAGATGCAGCGGCGATACGGACTGTCGTCGATCAACTTCGTGAAGCCCGGGATCGGCGAGACCACTCGAGTACTCCTGCGCCGTGTTCCGTGGCGGATTCTGGTGCGCGACGCCGACCTTCCCGATCACGAGCACATCCGTCTGCTCGCCGCCGAGCGCGGGGTGCCCGTCGACGTGGTGCCCGACCTCGCGTACTCCTGCGTCGGGCTGATCAAGGAGTCCGTGTGA
- a CDS encoding HAD family hydrolase yields MNALIATDLDRTMVFSRAASAPSSSSAPEEPVCVEIYNDAPLSFMTSGAVGKLAALAASTPVVPTTTRTREQFERITLPGGPFAYAVVSNGGRIIRDGEDDAAWRTALEARIATTSVPVSELHADLETRIDESWVSSTRIADELFAYLVVDLDRQPSDFVDDWRAWCTPRGWSVSQQGRKIYAMPDGVTKSAAVAEIRRSLVDDGVLTPDAPLLAAGDGQLDADLLRYADHAIRPAHGELHDSGWTRPGLTVTPSAGIKAGEEILDWFADHAHQPASSPHPLRPALAEK; encoded by the coding sequence GTGAACGCCCTCATCGCCACCGACCTCGACCGCACGATGGTCTTCTCCCGTGCTGCGTCCGCCCCCAGCTCTTCGAGCGCTCCCGAGGAGCCCGTCTGCGTCGAGATCTACAACGACGCGCCGTTGTCGTTCATGACCTCCGGCGCGGTGGGGAAGCTGGCCGCGCTCGCGGCGTCGACGCCGGTGGTTCCGACCACCACTCGCACACGTGAGCAGTTCGAACGCATCACCCTGCCGGGAGGTCCGTTCGCGTACGCCGTGGTGAGCAACGGCGGTCGGATCATTCGCGACGGCGAGGACGACGCCGCGTGGCGTACTGCTTTGGAGGCGAGAATCGCGACGACGTCGGTGCCCGTCTCGGAACTGCACGCCGACCTCGAGACGAGGATCGACGAGTCGTGGGTGTCGTCGACGCGCATCGCCGACGAGCTGTTCGCGTACCTCGTGGTCGACCTGGACCGGCAGCCCTCCGACTTCGTCGACGACTGGCGGGCGTGGTGCACTCCCCGGGGTTGGTCGGTGTCACAGCAGGGCCGCAAGATCTACGCGATGCCCGATGGCGTGACCAAGTCCGCCGCCGTGGCCGAGATCCGCCGCAGCCTCGTCGACGACGGTGTCCTCACCCCGGACGCGCCGCTGCTGGCGGCGGGCGACGGTCAGTTGGACGCCGATCTGCTCCGCTACGCCGACCATGCCATCCGGCCCGCCCACGGCGAGCTCCACGACTCCGGATGGACCCGGCCCGGCCTCACCGTGACTCCCTCGGCCGGTATCAAGGCGGGCGAGGAGATCCTCGACTGGTTCGCTGACCACGCGCATCAACCAGCGTCATC